In one Phycisphaeraceae bacterium genomic region, the following are encoded:
- a CDS encoding HNH endonuclease has protein sequence MDAAASSLNAHVLVLNKLWMAIRVTDARRAFSLLARDLAEVIHVNDGAYTSHDFESWTELSLARATFKSSHEYEWVRTVRMHLAVPKVIRLFGYDRLPKQDVKLNRRNIFARDRNLCQYCGRHFPTSELSLDHILPRSQGGISTWENLVCSCVHCNARKGGRTPEQAHMKLVRKPIKPRRNPVISLRMGSDKYASWRAFLDNAYWSVELK, from the coding sequence ATGGATGCCGCAGCCTCCAGCCTGAACGCTCACGTCCTGGTGCTGAACAAGCTCTGGATGGCTATCCGTGTCACGGACGCCCGCCGGGCATTCTCACTTCTAGCGCGAGACCTGGCGGAAGTCATCCACGTCAACGACGGGGCCTACACCTCGCACGACTTCGAGTCGTGGACCGAGCTAAGCCTGGCGCGGGCGACATTCAAATCCTCACACGAATATGAGTGGGTGCGTACCGTTCGCATGCATCTGGCGGTGCCGAAAGTGATCCGCCTGTTCGGCTACGACCGGCTGCCCAAGCAGGATGTAAAGCTGAACCGGCGAAATATCTTCGCGCGCGATCGCAATCTTTGTCAGTATTGCGGACGGCATTTTCCCACCAGCGAGTTGAGTCTGGACCACATCCTGCCGCGCAGTCAGGGCGGGATCAGCACCTGGGAAAACCTTGTTTGCTCCTGTGTGCATTGCAACGCCCGCAAAGGCGGCCGCACACCCGAACAGGCCCACATGAAACTAGTGCGCAAGCCGATTAAACCGCGGCGAAATCCGGTGATCAGCCTGCGGATGGGTTCGGATAAATACGCCAGTTGGCGGGCGTTCCTTGATAACGCTTACTGGTCCGTCGAGCTCAAGTAG
- a CDS encoding crossover junction endodeoxyribonuclease RuvC gives MLRVLGIDPGLRITGYGAVELPDDAMEPRLVDGGYIKLNPRDSIEKRLEQLHRELGEIVDEIKPAQLAVEKLYAHYAHPRTAILMAHARGVILLCAQQRGVPLEHLPSTEVKKAVTGHGHASKEQVQRAVMSQCRLKELPNPPDVADAIAIALCHARRIAMGRL, from the coding sequence ATGCTCCGAGTGCTCGGCATTGATCCCGGTCTGCGCATCACCGGCTACGGCGCGGTTGAGTTACCCGATGACGCAATGGAGCCGCGTCTCGTTGACGGCGGGTATATCAAACTCAACCCGCGCGACTCCATCGAAAAACGTCTCGAACAACTCCACCGTGAACTGGGGGAAATCGTTGACGAGATCAAGCCGGCTCAGCTCGCGGTTGAAAAACTTTATGCCCATTATGCTCACCCGCGCACAGCCATCCTTATGGCCCACGCTCGCGGAGTCATCCTGCTCTGCGCACAACAGCGCGGCGTGCCCCTGGAGCACCTGCCGTCCACGGAAGTGAAAAAGGCGGTCACCGGCCACGGTCACGCTTCTAAAGAGCAGGTCCAGCGTGCGGTGATGAGTCAGTGCCGCCTAAAAGAGCTTCCGAACCCGCCCGATGTCGCCGACGCCATCGCCATCGCGCTCTGTCACGCCCGACGGATTGCAATGGGACGGCTCTAA